In Acaryochloris marina S15, a single genomic region encodes these proteins:
- the ppsA gene encoding phosphoenolpyruvate synthase produces the protein MLPISPQQPPKAKQQSFVLWFDQVGITDIPLVGGKNASLGEMIQQLGAQGVQVPTGFSTTAHAYRTFLQQSQLEAPLRQLLQGLDVEDIPQLRSRAKQARELILTTPFSPSFELAISEAYSRLCQHCGRNSSLDVAVRSSATAEDLPDASFAGQQETYLNVQGIRGVLEACHKCFASLFTDRAISYRTLKGFDHFTVALAVGVQQMVRSGTAGVMFSIDTETGFDKAVLITAAYGLGENVVQGAVNPDEYLVFKPTLQQGYQPILSKRLGSKEIKMVYDQEGSKLTKNVPVPEGDRQKFTLTNTEILTLAQWACKIEDHYSAVRGTYTPMDIEWAQDEFTGELYVVQARPETVQSQKSDTLLKTYQLDELGPVLSTGRAVGELIGQGRVQIIQDVSQISAFQPGDVLVTHKTDPDWEPIMKQAAAIVTNQGGRTCHAAIIARELGIPAIVGCGHATRQIPNGRLVTVACCEGEAGHVYDGLLSFRVQETHLEQLPTTQTQVLLNVGNPDQAFRLAALPCDGVGLARLEFIIANHIKAHPLALIHFDQLEDPLAQQEIAHLTRHYPYKPDFFVDQLTHGVGIIAAAFYPKPVIVRLSDFKSNEYANLLGGKQFEPQEENPMLGWRGASRYYDDNFREAFGLECKALKSVRDEMGLTNVIPMVPFCRTPEEGRKVMAEMANYGLVQGENGLQVYVMCEVPSNVILADQFSQIFDGFSIGSNDLTQLALGIDRDSALVAHLFDERHEGVQSLIRQVIDQAKRHNCKVGICGQAPSDYPEFAHFLVEQGIDSISLNPDSVLKTLFVVAQAETHVSSSHSS, from the coding sequence ATGCTCCCTATCTCTCCCCAGCAACCGCCAAAGGCCAAACAGCAGTCATTCGTTCTGTGGTTTGATCAAGTCGGAATTACAGACATTCCCTTGGTGGGTGGCAAGAATGCCTCCCTAGGAGAGATGATTCAGCAGTTAGGGGCCCAAGGCGTCCAAGTGCCCACCGGCTTTTCCACCACAGCCCATGCCTATCGCACCTTTCTACAACAATCCCAGCTAGAAGCCCCACTTCGTCAGCTATTGCAAGGGTTAGATGTAGAAGATATTCCTCAACTGCGATCTCGGGCGAAGCAAGCCCGAGAACTAATCTTGACCACTCCTTTTTCCCCTAGCTTCGAACTGGCTATTAGTGAAGCCTATTCCAGACTGTGTCAACACTGTGGTAGAAATTCATCTTTAGATGTAGCCGTTCGCTCTAGTGCCACAGCCGAAGATTTACCGGATGCCAGCTTTGCGGGCCAACAGGAAACCTATCTCAATGTTCAAGGTATTCGCGGCGTCTTAGAAGCCTGTCATAAATGCTTTGCCTCTCTATTTACCGATCGGGCTATTTCCTATCGCACCTTAAAAGGGTTTGATCACTTCACGGTAGCCTTGGCGGTAGGGGTACAGCAAATGGTGCGGTCGGGCACTGCTGGGGTAATGTTCTCCATCGACACAGAAACCGGGTTTGATAAAGCAGTCTTGATCACGGCGGCCTACGGGCTCGGGGAAAACGTGGTCCAAGGCGCTGTCAACCCTGATGAATACTTGGTGTTTAAACCAACCCTCCAACAGGGCTATCAGCCGATATTGTCTAAACGACTCGGCAGTAAAGAGATCAAAATGGTCTACGACCAAGAGGGCAGTAAACTCACTAAAAATGTGCCCGTGCCCGAGGGCGATCGCCAGAAATTCACCCTGACCAACACCGAAATTCTCACCCTCGCTCAATGGGCCTGCAAAATTGAAGATCATTATTCTGCTGTGCGGGGCACCTACACCCCCATGGATATTGAATGGGCACAGGATGAATTCACCGGGGAACTCTATGTGGTCCAAGCCCGGCCAGAAACGGTACAGTCTCAAAAATCTGACACCCTACTAAAAACCTATCAGTTAGATGAGCTAGGGCCAGTCCTCAGCACCGGCCGAGCCGTGGGGGAGTTGATTGGCCAGGGGCGCGTGCAAATCATTCAGGATGTCAGCCAAATCAGTGCGTTCCAACCAGGGGATGTCTTGGTAACCCACAAAACGGATCCCGATTGGGAACCCATTATGAAGCAGGCAGCAGCCATCGTTACGAACCAAGGAGGGCGCACTTGCCATGCTGCCATTATTGCCCGCGAGTTAGGCATTCCCGCCATTGTCGGTTGTGGCCATGCCACCCGCCAGATCCCTAACGGTCGGTTGGTCACGGTTGCTTGTTGTGAAGGGGAAGCAGGCCATGTTTACGATGGGCTACTGTCCTTTAGGGTTCAAGAAACTCATCTAGAACAACTCCCCACAACCCAAACTCAAGTCTTGCTCAATGTGGGAAATCCCGACCAAGCCTTTAGACTGGCAGCACTGCCTTGCGATGGTGTTGGCCTTGCCCGCTTAGAATTTATCATTGCCAACCATATCAAAGCCCATCCCCTGGCCTTAATCCATTTCGATCAGCTAGAAGATCCGTTAGCCCAGCAAGAAATTGCCCATCTCACGCGTCACTATCCCTACAAACCTGACTTCTTTGTTGATCAGCTCACCCATGGTGTGGGCATCATTGCCGCAGCGTTTTACCCCAAGCCCGTCATCGTCAGGCTGTCTGACTTCAAGAGTAATGAATATGCAAACTTGCTAGGCGGCAAGCAATTTGAGCCTCAGGAAGAAAATCCCATGCTGGGATGGCGAGGGGCCTCGCGTTATTACGACGACAATTTTCGAGAGGCGTTCGGCTTGGAATGTAAAGCCCTCAAAAGCGTCCGAGACGAGATGGGTTTAACCAACGTGATTCCCATGGTGCCGTTCTGCCGCACACCAGAGGAAGGTCGTAAAGTCATGGCAGAAATGGCGAATTATGGATTGGTCCAGGGAGAGAATGGTCTCCAGGTTTACGTCATGTGTGAAGTGCCCAGCAATGTCATTTTGGCGGATCAATTCAGCCAAATCTTTGATGGGTTTTCCATTGGCTCCAACGATCTCACCCAATTAGCCCTAGGCATAGATCGGGACTCAGCCTTGGTGGCTCACCTCTTTGATGAACGTCATGAGGGCGTGCAGTCCCTTATTCGCCAAGTCATCGATCAGGCCAAACGTCATAACTGCAAAGTCGGCATTTGCGGCCAGGCCCCTAGCGACTATCCAGAATTTGCCCATTTCCTAGTTGAACAAGGAATTGACTCTATCAGTCTTAATCCAGATTCAGTGCTTAAAACACTGTTCGTTGTCGCTCAAGCAGAAACACACGTGTCATCGTCTCACTCGTCCTAA
- a CDS encoding universal stress protein has product MFHKVLVALDHSETALDVFDQALDLAATTQANLMLLHVLSTDDQDAPDAPTPFPSMYYYPGLSATSISVYQQQWEQYTHTAQDILQAQSEEARLAGVSVKITQKQGSPGETICEVAKEWQADLILLGSRGRAGLSEWLLGSVSNYVMHHAPCSVLICRETETPPPNSIPDHLNQQLMSNLAGWQ; this is encoded by the coding sequence ATGTTTCATAAAGTTTTAGTTGCCCTTGATCATTCAGAAACGGCTCTGGACGTCTTCGATCAAGCCCTTGATTTGGCTGCCACAACCCAGGCTAATTTGATGCTGTTACATGTGTTGTCCACCGATGACCAAGATGCTCCGGATGCCCCCACTCCCTTTCCTAGCATGTATTACTATCCTGGGCTATCAGCAACCTCGATTAGCGTTTATCAACAACAGTGGGAGCAATATACCCACACAGCCCAAGATATTCTGCAGGCCCAATCCGAAGAGGCAAGATTAGCAGGAGTCTCTGTCAAAATCACCCAAAAACAAGGTTCTCCCGGTGAAACCATTTGCGAAGTGGCCAAGGAATGGCAGGCAGACTTGATTTTGCTAGGGAGCCGAGGACGGGCCGGTCTCAGTGAATGGTTATTAGGCAGTGTCAGTAATTACGTTATGCATCATGCCCCCTGTTCAGTGCTGATCTGTAGAGAAACTGAGACGCCTCCCCCCAACTCCATTCCAGATCATCTCAACCAGCAACTCATGTCTAACTTAGCGGGTTGGCAATAG
- a CDS encoding response regulator, with protein sequence MTYTSSLPTPTQQDKPQVAPAKVLQKVISEQRSGRITITDSRDPSISWRVYLGGGQMHFAESTMGHAERLPYVLKKQLPDFDLSESLPNNTSEYSYLCKYWQANNLPLNFFRKLLAILTQEALMQFLALPQGYLEFEPNVGLDPLLLSAPFRQLVLPVRDQINQWAQLQAVIGSPFQKPRLEDPDQFLKLAWKENGQGRHLQNIVNLLEQGLCFYEVATQADIDVLTLATDLAPMVQAGAISLHPYQVIEEQVRPVVACVDDSQTIQQFVKLSLEAEGFEVLQLMDPKQALTVLIEQQPNVILMDIEMPKMDGYELCRMVRQVDMLKEIPVVMLTGREGLIDRMRARMSGCTAYLTKPFNPQELLALVQKLSAEGAAVSQM encoded by the coding sequence ATGACCTATACCTCCAGTCTTCCAACACCCACCCAACAGGACAAACCACAGGTTGCACCTGCTAAAGTGCTGCAGAAAGTGATCTCTGAGCAACGGTCTGGCCGCATCACTATCACTGATTCTCGTGATCCGTCGATTAGCTGGCGGGTGTATCTAGGCGGTGGGCAAATGCATTTTGCAGAAAGCACAATGGGGCATGCTGAGCGATTACCCTACGTGCTCAAAAAGCAGCTACCCGACTTTGATTTATCTGAGTCTCTACCGAATAATACGTCAGAGTATTCCTATCTGTGCAAGTATTGGCAGGCCAATAATTTACCCCTAAATTTCTTCCGAAAACTGCTGGCTATTCTGACTCAAGAAGCACTCATGCAGTTCTTAGCCCTCCCTCAAGGCTACTTAGAATTTGAGCCTAATGTGGGACTAGATCCGCTACTTCTATCTGCTCCGTTTCGGCAGCTTGTTCTACCGGTTCGTGATCAAATTAATCAATGGGCACAGCTGCAGGCTGTCATTGGTTCTCCGTTCCAAAAGCCACGTTTAGAAGATCCCGATCAATTCCTGAAATTAGCTTGGAAGGAAAATGGTCAAGGAAGACACTTACAAAATATTGTCAATTTATTAGAGCAAGGCCTTTGCTTCTACGAGGTGGCAACCCAGGCAGATATAGATGTCCTAACGCTGGCGACTGATCTAGCGCCGATGGTTCAGGCTGGAGCAATCAGTCTGCACCCTTATCAAGTCATCGAAGAACAAGTTCGCCCCGTTGTCGCTTGTGTAGATGATAGTCAAACCATTCAGCAGTTTGTGAAGCTATCTCTAGAGGCAGAAGGTTTTGAAGTACTGCAGTTAATGGATCCGAAACAGGCATTAACGGTCTTAATTGAGCAGCAACCTAATGTCATCTTGATGGACATTGAAATGCCGAAGATGGATGGTTATGAGCTATGTCGCATGGTTCGCCAAGTCGATATGCTCAAGGAAATCCCTGTCGTGATGCTGACGGGGCGAGAAGGCCTGATTGACCGCATGAGAGCCCGAATGTCTGGATGTACGGCCTATTTGACTAAGCCCTTTAATCCCCAAGAATTGTTGGCATTGGTGCAAAAACTGTCGGCTGAAGGTGCAGCAGTTTCCCAGATGTAG
- a CDS encoding DUF3488 and DUF4129 domain-containing transglutaminase family protein has protein sequence MQRSFLSQSWWQQVSQRLQPRPLPPEDSMALRLGVQILVCVGILATDSATGSWHSLWAIPLSLMGATWSWRQRHRRNIAAKCGIAIGMILVLAVFLSRLAGQAGDSRILLTELLIQVQILHAFDLPRRKDLGYSAVIGIILVGVAATVSETMVFGGWLLLFIACALPVLILDYRSRLGLKLLKRRSISLPPVQMGKMLVAVVTVGLVIFALLPRLPGYQLRTLPVSAAIDIPGKFDAQQIVNPGYGQGDSATWDGTGQDGEDLQGEIAFDDQFYYGFSQSINQNLRGALKPEIVMRVRSQAPGFWRVLAFDEYTGQGWKMSRNDKSETLSRPAWSYRFVVPQLGQRGRTKEVIQTYSIVARFPNLIPALSQAREVYFPTREIARDPEGGFRSPVQLQDGLTYSVISDVPYRDRKQLRKVSRQYPPFIRQHYLQIPDDIAPQVKEQTDALLEKANRPPISAYEKALYLAQSVKQAYSLQLDLPVLESEEDLVSAFLFKYQGGYPDHFSTALTMMLRSIGIPARLVTGFGPGEFNAFTGLYEVKNVDAFAMAEVYIPQFGWFTFDPIPGHDLVPPSVDDDYTFSVLKTLWNWVAGWLPSPMMNGLTAIFALIGEGLAKALGFFTGGWQGWGAGLLVLSGMAVLGWLAPQGWQWWRYRRRLATLPPMEKLYQRMLHLLANRGVPKHPHETPFEYTRRLHQKGEGAIADLVTEISQSYVSWRYGHQTYDLSDVHLRFQTLREKLRSQ, from the coding sequence ATGCAGCGCTCTTTCCTATCTCAATCTTGGTGGCAACAGGTCTCTCAACGGCTGCAGCCTCGGCCGCTGCCGCCAGAAGACTCTATGGCGTTGCGTTTAGGCGTGCAAATCCTCGTTTGTGTGGGAATCCTGGCGACGGATTCGGCAACAGGGAGCTGGCATAGTTTATGGGCGATTCCCCTGAGTTTGATGGGGGCCACCTGGAGTTGGCGACAGCGGCATCGTCGAAATATTGCAGCCAAATGTGGGATTGCCATTGGCATGATCCTCGTCTTGGCGGTTTTCCTCAGCCGTTTAGCGGGCCAAGCAGGTGACTCCCGTATCCTATTGACGGAGTTACTGATTCAGGTTCAAATTCTGCATGCCTTTGACCTACCCCGACGCAAAGACTTGGGGTACTCAGCCGTTATCGGCATCATTTTGGTTGGAGTCGCAGCCACCGTCAGCGAAACGATGGTGTTCGGGGGATGGCTCTTACTCTTTATTGCTTGTGCGTTGCCCGTCCTCATCCTGGATTATCGATCGCGCCTAGGTTTGAAACTGCTCAAACGTCGATCGATAAGCCTGCCACCAGTCCAGATGGGCAAGATGCTAGTGGCAGTGGTGACGGTGGGGCTAGTGATTTTTGCCTTGCTACCGCGTTTACCCGGATACCAGCTGAGAACGTTACCCGTGAGTGCTGCGATTGATATTCCGGGTAAGTTTGATGCCCAGCAAATCGTTAATCCTGGCTATGGTCAAGGAGATAGTGCCACTTGGGACGGAACAGGGCAAGATGGCGAAGACCTCCAGGGAGAGATTGCCTTTGATGATCAGTTCTATTACGGGTTCAGTCAAAGCATCAACCAGAATTTGCGAGGTGCTCTCAAGCCTGAAATTGTGATGCGGGTGCGATCGCAAGCCCCTGGATTTTGGCGCGTCTTAGCCTTTGACGAATATACCGGTCAAGGCTGGAAGATGTCTCGCAATGACAAATCTGAGACCTTGAGTCGACCGGCTTGGTCCTATCGGTTTGTGGTGCCTCAACTAGGACAGCGAGGCCGAACCAAAGAAGTAATTCAAACCTATTCCATTGTTGCTCGGTTCCCCAACCTGATTCCAGCCCTGAGTCAAGCCCGTGAAGTTTATTTTCCCACCCGTGAAATTGCTAGAGATCCAGAAGGGGGATTCCGATCCCCCGTGCAGCTCCAGGATGGACTGACCTACTCGGTCATTTCTGATGTTCCATATCGCGATCGCAAGCAGCTACGCAAAGTATCCCGCCAGTATCCACCCTTTATTCGCCAGCATTATCTGCAAATCCCCGATGATATTGCGCCTCAGGTTAAAGAGCAGACAGACGCACTCTTGGAGAAAGCCAATCGTCCCCCCATTTCGGCTTATGAGAAAGCCCTGTATTTAGCTCAAAGCGTCAAACAAGCTTATTCACTTCAGCTTGATCTGCCGGTGCTTGAGTCAGAAGAAGATTTAGTGAGTGCCTTCCTATTCAAATATCAGGGGGGCTATCCTGATCATTTTTCGACAGCCTTAACGATGATGTTGCGCTCCATCGGCATCCCCGCCCGCCTGGTGACGGGATTTGGCCCCGGGGAATTTAATGCGTTCACGGGGCTCTATGAAGTGAAAAATGTGGATGCCTTTGCCATGGCTGAGGTCTATATCCCCCAGTTTGGTTGGTTTACATTTGATCCCATTCCAGGTCATGACTTGGTTCCCCCTTCTGTGGATGATGACTATACTTTCTCTGTGTTGAAGACCTTATGGAACTGGGTGGCAGGTTGGCTCCCCTCGCCCATGATGAACGGCTTGACAGCAATATTCGCCCTGATCGGTGAAGGGTTGGCCAAAGCATTAGGATTTTTTACCGGTGGCTGGCAAGGTTGGGGTGCTGGATTGCTAGTTCTGAGTGGGATGGCCGTTCTTGGCTGGCTGGCCCCGCAAGGTTGGCAATGGTGGCGCTATCGGCGACGCCTTGCAACTTTGCCACCGATGGAGAAGTTATATCAGCGAATGCTGCATTTGTTAGCAAATCGGGGTGTACCGAAACACCCCCATGAAACTCCATTTGAATATACTCGTCGTTTGCATCAAAAGGGGGAAGGGGCGATCGCTGACCTAGTGACTGAGATTTCTCAGAGTTATGTGAGTTGGCGATATGGACATCAAACCTATGACTTGAGCGATGTTCATCTTAGATTTCAAACCCTCAGGGAAAAACTCAGGTCCCAGTAA
- a CDS encoding 2Fe-2S iron-sulfur cluster-binding protein, which produces MVYDVTFRDETTGEENTICVPADEYIYDAAELEGIELPASCRSGSCITCVGRVVNGEVEHDHSILSDAEEEAGFMLTCCAYARANCTILVKQEDELLDFAAA; this is translated from the coding sequence ATGGTTTATGACGTCACGTTTCGGGATGAGACCACTGGGGAAGAGAACACTATTTGTGTCCCAGCGGATGAATATATCTATGATGCAGCAGAGTTAGAAGGAATAGAACTCCCTGCCTCTTGTCGTTCTGGATCTTGCATTACCTGTGTAGGCAGGGTTGTCAATGGTGAAGTCGAGCATGATCACTCTATCTTGAGTGATGCCGAAGAAGAGGCCGGTTTTATGCTGACCTGCTGTGCTTATGCCCGCGCGAATTGCACGATTCTAGTTAAGCAAGAAGATGAGCTATTGGATTTTGCCGCTGCATAG